A part of Acipenser ruthenus chromosome 12, fAciRut3.2 maternal haplotype, whole genome shotgun sequence genomic DNA contains:
- the LOC131740128 gene encoding myocilin-like: protein MLWKLFLAACVSSVLQGTLCSTASLHRANDGGGRCLYTFTVPSPAEHSCPEPAAEQELSRQGALQRTEMEALQTRLGLLEALVSRLAGPGGAVGQDGGLEAAYSAAMREKTELQRERDRLEAERQELQSRVDRLGQENSRLRLGQCGFPETPLRDPDQRPPDSSSLDYSSPRFQEFKSEVTEVRAPTHSDSTGCGELVWLGEPESHRKADSISGKYGVWMQDPEPVPLYGPEMTWRLDAVGSAVRQLFGYEDLKQLSRGFPSKVLLLPESVESTGAVVYRGSLYYQRRKSRTLLRYDLRTESVAARRELPHAGFHGQYPYSWGGYTDIDLAVDETGLWAIYSTSKAKGAIVLSRLDPDSLEVLHSWETSVRKQSVANAFVICGTLYTVASYTMPNTTVNYSYSTESGHGRALSIPFLNRYRYNSMIDYNPARRQLFSWDNYHMVTYDVRLGTV, encoded by the exons ATGTTGTGGAAGCTGTTCCTGGCTGCCTGTGTGTCCTCCGTCCTGCAGGGGACGCTGTGCAGCACTGCCTCTCTGCACAGAGCTAACGACGGGGGCGGCCGCTGCCTCTACACCTTCACCGTGCCGAGCCCTGCGGAGCACAGCTGCCCCGAGCCAGCCGCGGAGCAGGAGCTCAGCCGACAGGGGGCGCTGCAACGCACAGAGATGGAGGCCCTGCAGACACGACTGGGCCTGCTGGAGGCGCTGGTGAGCCGGCTGGCAGGGCCGGGAGGGGCCGTGGGGCAGGACGGGGGTCTGGAAGCAGCATACAGCGCCGCCATGAGGGAGAAGACTGAACTGCAGCGGGAGAGGGACAGGCTGGAGGCTGAGAGGCAGGAGCTGCAGAGCAGAGTGGACAGGCTGGGGCAGGAGAACAGCCGACTTAGACTGGGGCAGTGCGGCTTCCCTGAGACCCCCCTCCGGGACCCTGACCAGAGACCCCCCGACA GCTCCAGTCTGGATTACAGCAGCCCCAGGTTCCAGGAGTTCAAATCGGAGGTGACAGAGGTGCGGGCCCCCacccacagtgacagcacag GCTGTGGTGAGCTGGTGTGGCTGGGTGAGCCGGAGAGTCACCGGAAGGCAGACAGCATCTCTGGGAAGTACGGTGTGTGGATGCAGGACCCCGAGCCGGTGCCCCTCTACGGACCCGAGATGACGTGGCGCCTGGACGCGGTGGGCAGCGCGGTGCGGCAGCTCTTCGGCTATGAGGACCTCAAGCAGCTCTCCCGCGGCTTCCCCAGCAAGGTGCTCCTGCTGCCCGAGTCCGTGGAGAGCACCGGGGCCGTAGTGTACCGGGGCTCACTCTACTACCAGCGCCGCAAATCCCGCACCCTCCTCCGCTACGACCTGCGCACGGAGAGCGTGGCCGCCCGCAGGGAGCTACCCCATGCCGGCTTCCACGGGCAGTACCCCTACTCCTGGGGCGGCTACACCGACATCGACCTGGCCGTGGATGAGACGGGGCTCTGGGCCATTTACAGCACCAGCAAGGCCAAGGGTGCCATCGTGCTGTCCCGGCTGGATCCTGACAGCCTGGAGGTGCTGCACAGCTGGGAGACCAGCGTGCGCAAGCAGTCCGTCGCCAACGCCTTCGTGATCTGCGGCACGCTCTACACCGTGGCCAGCTACACCATGCCCAACACCACGGTGAACTACAGCTACAGCACGGAGAGCGGGCACGGCCGGGCGCTCAGCATCCCCTTCCTGAACCGCTACCGTTACAACAGCATGATCGACTACAACCCGGCCCGCAGGCAGCTCTTCTCCTGGGACAACTACCACATGGTGACCTACGACGTGCGGCTCGGCACGGTGTGA